Proteins from a genomic interval of Ralstonia wenshanensis:
- a CDS encoding TPMT family class I SAM-dependent methyltransferase: MAQPPVFQSRDAADPAFWDERFSREHTPWDAAGVPAAFRQFCEAQPAPLSTLIPGCGNAYEAGWLADRGWPVTAIDFAPSAVASARTVLGPHADVVELADFFRFSPPRPVQWIYERAFLCAMPRRLWPDYAAQVAKLLPPGGLLAGFFALVEGREAAPKGPPFETTQPELDALLSPAFERISDMPIAEADSIPVFAGRERWQVWRRRAD, from the coding sequence ATGGCCCAACCGCCCGTCTTCCAGTCTCGTGACGCCGCCGATCCCGCTTTCTGGGACGAACGCTTCAGCCGCGAGCACACGCCCTGGGACGCCGCCGGTGTGCCCGCCGCGTTCCGGCAATTCTGCGAAGCGCAGCCCGCGCCGCTTTCCACGCTGATTCCCGGTTGCGGCAACGCCTACGAAGCCGGCTGGCTGGCGGACCGCGGTTGGCCGGTCACGGCCATCGACTTTGCGCCGAGTGCCGTGGCATCGGCCAGGACCGTGCTGGGTCCGCACGCCGACGTGGTCGAGTTGGCGGATTTCTTCCGCTTTTCGCCGCCTCGTCCGGTGCAATGGATCTACGAACGCGCTTTCCTGTGCGCCATGCCGCGTCGTCTGTGGCCAGATTACGCCGCGCAGGTGGCAAAACTGCTCCCGCCTGGCGGGTTGCTGGCCGGCTTCTTTGCCTTGGTGGAAGGCCGTGAGGCGGCGCCCAAGGGGCCGCCGTTCGAGACCACGCAACCCGAGCTGGATGCGCTGTTGTCGCCGGCGTTCGAGCGCATCAGCGATATGCCCATCGCCGAGGCCGATTCCATTCCGGTGTTTGCCGGGCGTGAGCGCTGGCAAGTCTGGCGCCGCCGCGCCGATTGA
- a CDS encoding sodium:solute symporter family protein — MLIWFVIIYWVISVGIGLWAALRVRNTADFAVAGRSLPFYVVTATVFATWFGSEAVLGIPAEFLKDGLHGVVADPFGSSLCLILVGLFFAKPLYRMNLLTIGDFYRNRFGRVAETLTTLCIVVSYLGWVAAQIKALGLVFYTVSDGAVSQDLGMMIGAGSVLVYTLFGGMWSVAVTDFIQMIIIVIGMLYIGWEVSGQAGGVGTVVAHAAASGKFSFWPAFNPIEVIGFVTAWITMMLGSIPQQDVFQRVTSSRTERIAGTASVLGGVLYFMFAFVPMFLAYSATLIDPEMVAKYIDTDSQMILPNLVLQHAPIFAQVMFFGALLSAIKSCASATLLAPSVTFAENVLRPLLPNMDDKRFLRVMQAVVLTFTVLVTLFALNSHLSIFHMVESAYKVTLVAAFVPLAFGLFWKRATKQGGLLAIILGLAAWIWCEVFLPDAMLPPQLVGLLASFGAMVLGSLGPQWIANRAPTTKAATQA, encoded by the coding sequence ATGCTGATCTGGTTTGTCATTATTTACTGGGTAATTTCGGTCGGTATCGGCCTATGGGCTGCACTGCGGGTGCGCAATACCGCCGACTTCGCCGTGGCTGGCCGCAGCCTGCCGTTCTACGTCGTGACGGCAACGGTGTTCGCCACCTGGTTTGGCTCCGAGGCGGTGCTCGGGATTCCCGCAGAATTTCTCAAGGATGGCCTGCACGGTGTGGTGGCCGATCCGTTTGGTTCGTCGCTGTGCCTGATCTTGGTGGGTTTGTTCTTCGCCAAGCCGCTGTACCGGATGAACCTGCTCACCATTGGTGACTTCTATCGCAACCGCTTTGGCCGCGTGGCCGAAACGCTGACCACCTTGTGCATCGTCGTGTCGTACCTGGGCTGGGTGGCGGCGCAGATCAAGGCGCTGGGCCTGGTGTTCTACACCGTGTCTGACGGCGCGGTCTCGCAAGACCTCGGGATGATGATTGGCGCGGGCAGCGTGCTCGTCTACACGCTGTTCGGCGGCATGTGGTCGGTGGCGGTGACGGATTTCATCCAGATGATCATCATCGTGATCGGCATGCTGTACATCGGCTGGGAGGTGTCGGGGCAGGCTGGTGGCGTGGGCACGGTGGTGGCGCACGCGGCGGCTTCGGGCAAGTTCTCGTTTTGGCCGGCGTTCAACCCGATCGAGGTCATCGGCTTCGTGACGGCGTGGATCACCATGATGCTCGGCTCGATCCCGCAGCAGGACGTGTTCCAGCGGGTGACGTCATCGCGCACCGAGCGCATTGCCGGCACGGCGTCGGTGCTGGGCGGCGTGCTGTACTTCATGTTTGCGTTCGTGCCGATGTTCCTGGCGTATTCCGCCACGCTCATTGACCCGGAGATGGTCGCAAAGTACATCGACACCGATTCGCAGATGATTTTGCCGAACCTGGTGCTGCAGCATGCGCCGATCTTCGCGCAGGTGATGTTCTTCGGCGCGCTGCTCTCAGCCATCAAGAGCTGCGCGAGTGCGACGCTGCTGGCGCCGTCCGTGACGTTTGCCGAAAACGTGCTGCGCCCGCTGTTGCCCAACATGGACGACAAGCGCTTTTTGCGCGTGATGCAGGCGGTGGTGCTGACCTTCACGGTGCTGGTGACGTTGTTCGCGCTGAACTCGCATCTGTCAATCTTCCACATGGTCGAAAGTGCTTACAAGGTAACGCTCGTGGCTGCTTTCGTACCGCTGGCCTTCGGTCTGTTCTGGAAGCGTGCGACCAAGCAGGGCGGTCTGCTGGCCATCATCCTGGGCCTCGCGGCATGGATCTGGTGCGAAGTGTTCCTGCCCGATGCGATGCTTCCGCCACAATTGGTTGGCCTCCTGGCCAGCTTTGGGGCGATGGTCCTGGGCTCGCTCGGACCGCAGTGGATCGCGAACCGCGCGCCGACCACCAAGGCGGCCACGCAGGCCTGA
- a CDS encoding FmdB family zinc ribbon protein, which produces MPIYAYRCDACGHAKDVLQKMSDAPLTDCPACGAPAFKKQLTAAGFQLKGSGWYVTDFRGGSGGASAAAPATGTAAKADAAAPAAAPAASSDSASSSASTPAASGGCGTSCACH; this is translated from the coding sequence ATGCCGATCTATGCTTATCGATGCGACGCCTGCGGCCACGCCAAAGATGTGCTGCAGAAGATGAGCGACGCGCCGCTGACGGATTGCCCCGCATGCGGCGCGCCGGCGTTCAAGAAGCAGCTCACTGCTGCCGGCTTCCAGCTCAAGGGCTCGGGCTGGTATGTGACGGACTTCCGCGGCGGTTCGGGCGGTGCATCGGCTGCGGCGCCCGCGACCGGTACGGCGGCCAAGGCGGATGCCGCTGCGCCCGCCGCCGCACCGGCCGCGTCGTCGGACAGCGCGTCGTCCAGTGCGAGCACGCCGGCTGCGTCCGGTGGTTGCGGCACGTCGTGCGCCTGCCACTGA
- a CDS encoding DUF502 domain-containing protein: protein MKQKTSALKTWFLTGLLVLVPLAITLWVLSLIIGTMDQSLALLPSAWQPDQLFGRRIPGVGAILTLAFILIVGVLAHNFIGQKLVLWWEALVGRIPVVGPIYSSVKQVSDTLLSSNGNAFRKALLVQYPREGSWTIAFLTGRPGGDVENHLQGEYVSVYVPTTPNPTSGFFLMMPKADTIELDMTVDAALKYIVSMGVVAPEALPRRMDPPDASPQTEDRSPAQEPRDPSNPTALPAEGGAIAAP, encoded by the coding sequence ATGAAACAGAAAACCAGCGCACTCAAGACATGGTTCCTGACCGGTCTTCTGGTGCTTGTCCCGCTTGCGATCACGCTGTGGGTGCTGTCGCTCATCATCGGCACGATGGACCAGAGCCTGGCTCTGCTGCCGTCGGCATGGCAGCCCGATCAGCTATTTGGCCGGCGCATTCCTGGCGTGGGCGCGATTCTCACGCTGGCGTTCATCCTGATCGTGGGCGTGCTGGCGCACAACTTCATCGGCCAGAAGCTGGTGCTATGGTGGGAAGCGCTCGTGGGCCGCATTCCCGTGGTCGGCCCGATCTATTCGAGCGTGAAGCAGGTGTCGGACACGCTGCTTTCGTCCAACGGCAATGCGTTCCGCAAGGCCCTGTTGGTGCAATACCCGCGCGAAGGCTCATGGACGATCGCGTTCCTGACTGGCCGCCCCGGCGGTGATGTCGAGAACCACCTGCAGGGCGAGTACGTCAGCGTGTACGTGCCGACTACGCCCAACCCGACATCGGGCTTCTTCCTGATGATGCCCAAGGCTGACACCATCGAGCTGGACATGACGGTGGATGCGGCGCTCAAGTACATCGTGTCGATGGGGGTCGTGGCGCCCGAAGCGCTGCCGCGCCGCATGGACCCGCCCGATGCCTCGCCACAGACGGAGGACCGGTCGCCGGCTCAAGAGCCGCGCGACCCTTCGAATCCGACCGCGCTGCCCGCAGAGGGCGGCGCCATCGCGGCACCCTGA
- the aspS gene encoding aspartate--tRNA ligase, whose protein sequence is MQMRTQYCGQVTEQLLGQSVTLSGWAHRRRDHGGVIFIDLRDREGLVQVVCDPDRPEMFKVAEGVRNEFCLQVKGVVRARPEGTTNANLTSGKVEVLCHELTVLNASVTPPFQLDDDNLSETTRLTHRVLDLRRPQMQYNLRLRYKVAMEVRKYLDDKGFIDIETPMLTKSTPEGARDYLVPSRVNAGQFFALPQSPQLFKQMLMVSGFDRYYQITKCFRDEDLRADRQPEFTQIDCETSFLTEQEIRDLFEEMIRTVFKNTMSVELDAKFPVMEFREAMARFGSDKPDLRVKLEFTELTDAMKDVDFKVFSGPANAEGGRVVALRVPGGASLSRGDIDAYTKFVEIYGAKGLAWIKVNEVAKGRDGLQSPIVKNLHDAAIAEILKRSGAQDGDILFFGADRAKVVNDAMGALRLKVGHSDFAKSNGLFEDAWKPLWVIDFPMFEYDEDDARWVAMHHPFTSPKDEHLEYLETDPGKCIAKAYDMVLNGWEIGGGSVRIYREEVQSKVFRALKINDEEARAKFGFLLDALQYGAPPHGGIAFGLDRVVTMMAGADSIRDVIAFPKTQRAQDLLTQAPSPVDEKQLRELHIRLRAAEAKVAAPTAATTA, encoded by the coding sequence ATGCAAATGCGTACTCAATACTGCGGTCAGGTCACCGAACAACTGCTCGGCCAGAGCGTCACGCTGTCGGGCTGGGCCCATCGTCGTCGTGACCACGGCGGCGTGATCTTCATCGACCTGCGCGACCGTGAAGGCCTGGTGCAGGTCGTGTGCGACCCGGACCGCCCGGAGATGTTCAAGGTCGCCGAAGGTGTGCGCAATGAGTTCTGCCTGCAGGTGAAGGGCGTCGTGCGCGCCCGCCCGGAAGGCACCACCAACGCCAACCTGACCAGCGGCAAGGTCGAAGTGCTGTGCCACGAGCTGACGGTGCTCAACGCTTCCGTCACGCCCCCGTTCCAACTGGACGACGACAACCTGTCCGAAACCACGCGCCTGACGCACCGCGTGCTGGACCTGCGTCGCCCGCAGATGCAGTACAACCTGCGCCTGCGCTACAAGGTCGCGATGGAAGTGCGCAAGTACCTGGACGACAAGGGCTTCATCGACATCGAAACGCCGATGCTGACCAAGAGCACGCCGGAAGGCGCGCGCGACTACCTCGTGCCCTCGCGCGTGAACGCCGGCCAGTTCTTCGCGCTGCCGCAATCGCCGCAGCTCTTCAAGCAGATGCTGATGGTGTCGGGCTTCGACCGCTACTACCAGATCACCAAGTGCTTCCGCGACGAAGACCTGCGCGCTGACCGCCAGCCCGAATTCACCCAGATCGACTGCGAAACGTCGTTCCTGACCGAGCAGGAAATCCGCGACCTGTTTGAAGAGATGATCCGCACGGTGTTCAAGAACACCATGTCGGTCGAGCTGGACGCCAAGTTCCCGGTGATGGAGTTCCGCGAGGCGATGGCCCGCTTCGGTTCGGACAAGCCGGACCTGCGCGTCAAGCTGGAATTCACCGAACTGACCGACGCCATGAAGGACGTCGACTTCAAGGTGTTCTCGGGCCCGGCCAACGCCGAAGGCGGCCGAGTCGTGGCACTGCGCGTACCGGGTGGTGCTTCCCTGTCGCGTGGCGATATCGACGCCTACACCAAGTTCGTCGAAATCTACGGCGCCAAGGGCCTGGCCTGGATCAAGGTCAACGAAGTGGCCAAGGGCCGCGACGGCCTGCAATCGCCGATCGTGAAGAACCTGCACGACGCGGCGATCGCCGAGATCCTCAAGCGCAGCGGCGCACAGGATGGCGACATCCTGTTCTTCGGTGCTGACCGCGCGAAGGTCGTCAACGACGCGATGGGTGCGCTGCGCCTGAAGGTAGGCCATTCGGACTTCGCCAAGAGCAACGGGCTGTTCGAAGACGCCTGGAAGCCGCTGTGGGTGATCGACTTCCCGATGTTCGAGTACGACGAGGATGACGCGCGCTGGGTTGCCATGCACCACCCGTTCACGAGCCCGAAGGACGAGCACCTGGAATACCTGGAAACCGATCCGGGCAAGTGCATCGCCAAGGCTTACGACATGGTGCTCAACGGCTGGGAAATCGGCGGCGGCTCGGTGCGGATCTATCGCGAAGAAGTGCAGAGCAAGGTGTTCCGCGCGCTGAAGATCAACGATGAGGAAGCGCGTGCCAAGTTCGGCTTCCTGCTGGACGCACTGCAGTACGGTGCGCCTCCGCACGGCGGTATCGCGTTTGGTCTCGACCGCGTCGTCACGATGATGGCCGGCGCGGACTCGATCCGCGACGTGATCGCCTTCCCGAAGACGCAGCGTGCGCAGGATCTGCTCACGCAGGCCCCGAGCCCGGTCGACGAAAAGCAATTGCGCGAATTGCACATCCGCCTGCGCGCCGCCGAGGCCAAAGTGGCTGCACCGACGGCCGCAACGACTGCCTAA
- the nudB gene encoding dihydroneopterin triphosphate diphosphatase codes for MSHKIPVSVLVVIHTPDLHVLVMERADRPGFWQSVTGSCDALDEPLSDTARREVFEETGIDAAEHHLIDWGHHIEYEIYPHWRHRYAPGITRNTEHWFGLLVSGKVPVRMSPREHVQAEWLPYQDAAARCFSRSNAEAILQLPERLAAYHARQAALTKDRA; via the coding sequence ATGTCGCACAAGATTCCCGTCTCCGTTCTCGTCGTCATTCACACGCCCGATCTGCATGTGTTGGTGATGGAGCGGGCAGATCGTCCGGGCTTCTGGCAATCCGTGACGGGCAGTTGCGATGCGCTCGACGAACCCCTGTCTGATACCGCTCGCCGCGAGGTGTTCGAAGAAACCGGTATCGACGCGGCGGAGCATCATCTGATCGATTGGGGCCACCACATCGAATACGAGATCTACCCGCATTGGCGGCACCGTTACGCACCGGGCATCACGCGCAACACCGAGCATTGGTTCGGTTTGCTGGTGAGCGGCAAGGTGCCGGTGCGGATGTCCCCACGCGAGCATGTGCAGGCCGAATGGCTGCCCTACCAGGATGCCGCCGCGCGGTGTTTCTCCCGCAGCAACGCCGAGGCCATTTTGCAGTTGCCCGAACGCCTTGCTGCCTATCACGCGCGTCAGGCCGCACTGACAAAGGACCGAGCCTGA
- a CDS encoding endonuclease/exonuclease/phosphatase family protein has translation MLRLRVATYNIHKGVTGIARRVRVHDVRQGLHTMDADIVFLQEVQDRNDRLVAAELFDPNYTQLRYLATDVYPHSVYGRNAVYEHGHHGNAILSRFPILLSENLDISDHRFEQRGLLHAVTDLGFGEVHLLCAHFGLFARSRQRQAEALVDRVRSVVPPDAPLVVAGDFNDWNNRLDRMICQALGATEVADKAADARPVRTFPSHMPWLRLDRIYVRGFEIERAHALTGREWAQRSDHVPLLAELAHS, from the coding sequence ATGCTCCGTTTGCGCGTTGCCACCTACAACATCCACAAAGGCGTGACAGGCATCGCGCGGCGCGTGCGCGTGCATGACGTGCGGCAGGGCCTGCATACGATGGACGCCGACATCGTCTTCCTGCAGGAGGTACAGGACCGCAACGACCGTCTCGTCGCCGCGGAACTGTTCGATCCGAACTACACGCAACTGCGCTACCTTGCGACCGACGTCTATCCGCACTCGGTCTATGGCCGCAACGCCGTCTACGAGCATGGCCACCACGGCAACGCCATCCTCTCCCGGTTCCCGATCCTGCTGTCGGAAAACCTCGATATCTCCGACCACCGTTTCGAGCAGCGCGGCCTGCTGCACGCCGTGACCGATCTCGGCTTTGGCGAGGTGCATCTGCTGTGCGCGCACTTCGGCCTGTTTGCCCGCAGCCGGCAGCGGCAGGCAGAGGCCCTCGTCGATCGCGTGCGTTCCGTCGTGCCACCGGATGCGCCGCTCGTGGTGGCGGGTGATTTCAACGATTGGAACAACCGGCTCGATCGCATGATCTGCCAGGCGCTGGGTGCGACCGAAGTGGCCGACAAGGCCGCCGATGCGCGCCCGGTGCGCACTTTCCCGAGCCACATGCCCTGGTTGCGGTTGGACCGCATTTACGTGCGCGGGTTTGAGATCGAACGTGCGCATGCGTTGACGGGCCGCGAATGGGCGCAGCGCTCTGATCACGTGCCCCTGCTGGCGGAACTGGCACATTCATGA
- the clsB gene encoding cardiolipin synthase ClsB → MRVVRDAGPLRSEWRRGKPLPGNDVDLLCGGAEFFPALIEAIDAAQRRVALETYIYSDDATAHSVTQALARAARRGVDVNLTIDGFGTGLLPDSIGAMLEAAGVSLRIYRPVRGFRLQRRYLRRLHRKIVVIDDDVAFVGGINIIDDLNHAPFHDAALGPRYDFAVRVRGPLVAQIALTVDRLWWQMGVRAGMREVGVTGVAAEFPVMTDTPRPRHRGASGRESERAPGTVLASLVLRDNVRNRRAIEREYLRALGVARHEVIIANAYFLPGVRFMRALAACRRRGVRVRLLLQGQVEYRLQHYATRSLYHMLLRDNVEIHEYTSSFLHAKVAVVDDRWATIGSSNIDPFSLLLAREANVVAWDATVANELRGALEDAITHHARRVLADEHAARRWWWRLADWCAYRLVRLGVVISGRAAQY, encoded by the coding sequence ATGAGGGTCGTGCGCGATGCAGGGCCGCTGCGCTCGGAGTGGCGGCGGGGTAAGCCCCTGCCGGGCAACGACGTCGACCTGCTGTGCGGCGGTGCCGAGTTCTTCCCAGCCTTGATCGAGGCAATCGACGCCGCGCAACGCCGCGTTGCGCTCGAAACCTACATCTACAGCGACGACGCCACCGCCCACAGCGTGACACAAGCGCTCGCCCGCGCGGCGCGCCGCGGCGTGGATGTCAACCTGACCATCGACGGCTTCGGCACCGGGCTGCTGCCCGACAGCATCGGCGCAATGCTCGAAGCGGCGGGCGTGAGCTTGCGCATCTATCGTCCGGTGCGCGGCTTTCGCCTGCAGCGCCGCTACTTGCGACGGCTGCATCGGAAGATCGTCGTCATCGATGACGACGTGGCGTTCGTGGGCGGCATCAATATCATCGACGACCTGAATCACGCGCCATTTCACGACGCTGCGCTGGGGCCGCGTTACGACTTTGCAGTGCGGGTACGCGGGCCGCTGGTCGCGCAGATTGCCCTGACCGTCGACCGGCTCTGGTGGCAGATGGGCGTACGCGCTGGCATGCGGGAGGTCGGTGTAACAGGCGTCGCCGCCGAGTTTCCGGTGATGACGGATACGCCGCGACCACGGCATCGCGGAGCATCCGGACGGGAAAGTGAGCGCGCACCGGGCACCGTGTTGGCTTCGCTGGTGCTGCGTGACAACGTCCGTAACCGGCGTGCGATCGAACGCGAGTATCTGCGCGCGCTGGGTGTGGCGCGGCACGAGGTGATCATTGCCAACGCGTACTTCCTGCCGGGCGTGCGCTTCATGCGTGCGCTGGCAGCATGCCGACGGCGTGGTGTGCGTGTGCGCCTGCTTTTGCAGGGCCAAGTCGAATACCGGTTGCAGCACTACGCGACGCGCTCGCTGTATCACATGCTGTTGCGCGACAACGTTGAGATCCACGAATACACATCCAGCTTCCTGCATGCCAAGGTGGCCGTGGTGGACGATCGATGGGCCACGATCGGCTCCAGCAACATCGACCCGTTCAGCCTGCTGCTGGCACGCGAAGCCAACGTCGTCGCGTGGGATGCGACCGTGGCCAACGAATTGCGCGGCGCACTTGAAGACGCGATCACTCATCACGCACGCCGCGTCCTGGCTGATGAGCACGCCGCGCGCCGCTGGTGGTGGCGCCTGGCAGATTGGTGCGCCTACCGCCTCGTGCGCCTTGGCGTCGTCATCAGCGGGCGCGCAGCGCAGTATTAG